The Sus scrofa isolate TJ Tabasco breed Duroc chromosome 6, Sscrofa11.1, whole genome shotgun sequence region AAGGAACTAACATTCTTTGCATGTACCCCACGGGTGGGGGGCAAGAGCAAGGGACAGGGGCCGCCAAGAGACCCATTAGAAAGAGCCTGAACTGGAAGCAAATGTGCCTTCAAGCGAATCCCATCTACTGGCCTATGTAAAATTAGAAACGTCAgtctccctctcccagcctcagtttgCACGTCTAGAAAATGAGCCCATTGGTGTAGGTGATCACCAAAGGCTCCCACAGTCCTGCAGTGTCTGCTCTAAGACCCCCTGCAACCCGGCTGCCTTCCCCGAGCGATGACCTCACATCGACCTTGTCAGATTCCCAGACCCATGCTATGGGCACCACGTGTAGGAAATAAGCTTTCATACCCTGCTCAGCAACACTGGTAGTGACACAAGCCTCCCAAAGATTCTCTCTGTCCTCAGACCTGATGCTGAACCAGAGGCCTCTGGAGAGATGAGACCAGCAGGTGACACAGCAAACCTTGCATACAGAAGGTGCAGTGCTGCGGACCTAATTTACACCACCGTGTAACAGATTCCATGGAGCCTGTGCGAGCTGCTAGACAGACTCAATAAAGCAATGTTTTATCTTCAGTGGTATTCAGGGTAAGGAATGGACGTGTGCTTTGTTTACTGCCCTTCACTGCACAGCCCTGCGATGCTTCCCTAGACCCCAGGAGAAGCCACACCCAGATCTCAGGAGTGTGCATGACCAAGTGCTTGCCAAGCAGCTAGAGACGAGGGACCCTGACTGCATGGGGACACAGGAGTACAGGCTCTGGTGTCTGACAGACCCAGAGATCTGGCCCTGCCACGGTGTGACCTTGAGCCCCCTCCGTGAACCTCAGGTCCCTCACTTATAAAAAGGGattaggggttcccgtcatggctcagccataacaaacccaactagtacccatgaggactcgggtttgatccctggcctcactcagtggattaaggatccagtgttgccgtgagctgtggtgtaggtcacagacaaggctcggatcctgcgttgctgtggtgtaggcgggcagctgcagctccaattcaacccctagcctgggaacctccatatgccacaggtgtggcccttaaaaaaatgggATTAATGCATGCCCGGGTCACAGGAGGTTTATTAAGAATAAATGGCATCATGTGAATAAAGTCCCTTGAAGGGTAACTACTATTCTTAGTCACGTCCACATGACTCTCAGGCTCAGTATTTCTAAGCCAATCGGTCAAGCCCACACGCTGCCACAGACACACTGAAGCCAGGGTCCCTCGCTGTGAATGATACTGAGGTGGCAGGGTCTTCCTTCATCCACAGCACGTGGTCGTTACTCCACTTTCATCAGTGTCCTTCACTCCTTTCATCAAAACATCATCAAtcgcccctccttcctccctgccttccaTTCGTAATTCCTGCCTGCCTTCGTATCTTGCGTGGGTTCTTCCAGACAGAGACTGGGCAAGAAACTGAGAGCAAGCAGCTTGTTTGCCAGGTGATACCTGGGAAGCAGACACGGGGAGATGCAAACGTGAGAGCAGGGGGAACAGCCAGGAAACGGCGCGTCAATGAGCTCATGATCACAGAGGCGAAAGGGGCCTCTGTCCCTCCAGGAACTTTCTTGGAAATGGTATAAAAGCAGTCCCCAGAGTTGTCTCTCCGGAGGACAGGGAGACAGCTGAGGGTTGACTCCTTGGGTGTAAACTCCCCTTGCCTTCCTTGTTTCTCCTCTGCAAGGCTGCTCCCTGGTAAGTCCCAAGTGCATGGAACGGTCCACCGTGGCTGTGCAGAAATCAGGTGAGCCGAGAAGAGGTGAGGCAGACCGCATGAGCATCTGCTACGTGTGGTACAGGAGGGTCGAGGGAGGCAAGGGTGCCTTGGCTTTGCTGTTAAGTTTGGTAGGGACACGGAGTCGATTCTGCAGCCAAGTGCCTGCACAGCCTTGCACGCCCAGTgattatttgctgaatgaaagcgtggatggatggatggattttcTCCTTCATAAGAACAATTTCGACTACAGTTGAAGGGCAAATCGAAGTTGAGGGAGATTGGATGTTTCTGGGCTGCATTCCATGGCCTGCGAGGCCTGTCCTTGCCCAGCGttaagactgaagaaagagaccAGTGTCAGAAAACAGAGACATCCAtggtttaatggatgggggaGCTCACACATCTGAAGCAAGGTCCTAGAGTGACACCCCCCCATGGCAGGCAGGACGTGGTGGCAGTTTTGTGGGGAACTGACATCATGGGggctcattagttaccagggCAATCAGAAGAAGGGAAGGGCCCTCGCTGCTACTTTGAAAGGAACAATCCCTAGCTGAAGCCTGGGGCACAGACAGAGGAAAGTTGGTCATGTGTAGGGTGAAGCAGGCACGGGTCAGACAGGAATGGACTGAGGGTAAGGGAACAGCCCTCTTGAGGGGCCTGACCGCACACTCCAGCCTGTGTGACCCCACAGTCTTGGTCTACCCCCCTTTCACAACATCCCAGGGGTCAGGTATGTTGGGGGCATAGAAACCAGAAACCACAAACACGATACAGACAGCAGCAGCCGAAGAGTATCAAGAGTAAGATACCTAATATGCTAATAAGTCATTTTCCGGGATGTGGGCAAATTTTGGACCCACGCACTTACCAGGTCAGTGGAGACGGCGTCAACAGCAGCAGTCCCCTGTCCAGTTATAAGGAGGGGAAGGCCACCCCTGGTTTTCACAAACCCTGAGCCACCCCCATGGGGAGGGGAAGGTTCCAGCTCTAAAAGAAACATTCTGTTGGCCTAGCCAGGAGTCAGCCGTCACCGTTATGCTGGGTGCCATTAGGTCTTTCGAACAGTAACAATTAGTCCCACTAGCTGGACTTGTGTGTCCAAGAGCCACCTATTCCACCCCACAGAAAGCGTAGGGTAGGGGTGCTCATGAGCGCTCGGTTTTACAGTAACGTTGACTGACAGGTCCACGTGATGTACTGGCTTGTGGGACAGGAAGACGGTGAGATTCTTTCTCCCCCGTTGTCCATACTCCCCACATAGTCAGGGTAGCAGGGGCTATAGTTCAGGGACATCCGGAGGAAGACAACAAAGGCATCTCGCGCTAGACCTACCAATGAGACGCATTCCACTGCCAGGCCAGTGTTGCTGCTCGGTGCTCGAGCAGATGTCTTCTGCGGAGGCCAGTGATGAGACGCAGGACCGCTAACAGGTACAGCACAGCCGAGAGCATGACAATTAAGCCAAATACAACCCGCAAATGCATTGGGAGATGATACCACACACGCCTCTGGATTCTGTCCTGGCCTGCAGTACAGCTCAGAAAATTCACCTTCCCACTAATACAGAACCATCTCTAAAATCAGGTCCGCAACCACCTAGTTTTTCCTTAAATGTCTGAACTACAACTACTCTGTTCTGAATTTCAAATGCCTTCCCTTCCTCAGACACCAAAGGTATAATGCGTGTTTGAAAGGCTGCAAAACAGGCTGTTCTGATCAGCAAGACGTAGGATAAGCCATGTATAGCACTTCTGATTTCCCCACACCTCAGTACTACAGATTTTCCCATCATACCCCCACAGACTGCAAATCTTTCAACACAAAGCATTGACGATGGGAGCATCTGTCCTGCAGTGATGGGGTGCCGGCTCCAACACCAGATTTAGATCATGTCCCTAGTACTGGGCCTGGTTGATATCTGCCTAGTCACCGGTGTTGGTGGGAAATTAATCAGATCTCATGACAGGTTCAGAGgtatggttttggttttttttttttttttttttttttttttggtttgttgttgctgtttagggtcgcacctgctgcatatgaaggttcccaagctaggggtaaaatcggagctacaggtgccggcctacaccacagccacagcagatctgagcctacaccaacctacaccataggtcacagcaacgccagatccttaactcactgagcgaggccagggatcgaacccgcaacctcatggttcttagtcggattcatttccgctgcaccacgacaggaactcccggaggTATGTTAATGGGGAAACACGTTATAGGCCATGTTTTATCACTTATACCAAATTGGCACACTTGTACTATACATGTGCTTTTAGGACCAGACTTGCAAGCAGTGTCATATATAATGAGCACTTATACTCTGTGACAAACCCATTAGATAAATCTCCTTCAAACCTATGAGGTGAGTACTACGCAGATTCCTATTTCACAGATTAGGAACCTGAGGATCCGAGAGGAGTTCAATGACTTGACAAAGGTCACTGTCTTGGTTCAGATTCCCCACCGAAGGAGGCCATGGGGTAAGGACCTAAGGACAAGGGATTTAAGAAGGGCGTCCAAAGAACAAGTAGGCAAATGGGGAATGAGATGAGCAGGGCAGGCAGTTGATGAAAAATTCCTTTTCAAGCAAGTTGCCAGTGTGCATAAGGGAAGTTTTCAGCCCTGCTGGAGAAAGTCGGGGAACCAGGGTCCTCATGACTCAGCGTTGCCCCACctgagggaggggagagcagggtcTCTGTTCACCCCACTCCGGTCTTGGTTGAGGCTGACCCCAGGGGCCCCAATTCCCTGTCACTTCTAGAtggctgggggaggaggcaaAGCAGCCTCctggggccacagcaatgcaggtgtTGGCAGTCAGAAGATAGGCAGCATGGCCTATAGTGATGAGGGCAAGGGGGTAAGGGTGGGTGCTGACCGGGGCCACTAGGGTCGGTCACAGAACTGGTAACTGAGCTGGGATGTGAATGCAGATGTGCCCAAAgtccatcaaaaatgggcagataaacccaacagataattctccaatgaagacagagagcccaaaaaaaaaggcatgaaaagatgtttaacattatacattagagaaatgaaaatcaaaagttttacgaggccaagacatggaagccacctaactgtccatcaacagaggagtggatcaagaagatgtggtacccacacacaatggaatatgactcagccataaaaaggaatgaattaatggtatttgcagcaacatggatggacctagaaactatcactctaagtgaagttagacagtgagacacaaatgttACACGCCATcccttacacatggaatctaaacaaaggatacaatgaacttatttgcacaacagaaactgactcacagacgttgaaaaaccTAGGGTTACCCAAGGAGAGAGCCTGGGGGTAGGAGTGAGGGGTGAcgagatgggctgggggtttgggattgaaatgttctaaaacagGGTTGTGATGATGGGTGTAGAACTATAAAGATAATACAATtcatgggggggaggggaggcacaggAAAATCCCTGACCACAATGCAACTGATGAAGAAAAGTTGGCGACAATATGGAGAATGAAGACTGGTGAgttttaatcctttaaaaaccTTTATCTCCAGCAACAAGAAGTATCTTGTGACCCTCCTATAGCATAAACATGTCCTGACGGGGAGACGTGGCCTCTATTCCTTCTCTCCGAAGAGGTTGGAGTTCATTCCACTTAGACCTGCCCAGCAATTGACGTTCCAGCCAATATATTATCTTTGGGAAATGACCCAAAGGGTCAATGAATTCTCTTCATTTCACTTAGTTTCAAAGGTTACCAAAATCCGGCAAGACCATTTTAGAtagtcatttttatataatttacctaaaagttctttttttcctcctagacctttttttttttttttcttttcagcgacacttgcaacatatggaagttcccagacttggggtggAATCGGAGATGCTACCACTGAGGCCTAGGCCCCAGCCTTGGCATTGCCATCCCAGCCaaggcttgcagcaatgccagaccattaacccactgagcaatgccatgGACacaacccacatccccacagagaaactgtcaggtccttaacctgctgagcaaccatgggaattccctcctttcctctcacaGATCGTAAAGATTCAACTTCCAGAAAGCCCAGGGAGATCAGTTACAGCTTAGAGGCAGGATAAATACCAGTTCCTTCTGGAGAGCTGACTGAAACAGTTACCAAGAGCTCCTGTTTTAACTTGACATAGTAGCAGAGCCTTTGGGGGGTCATTGTTCTCCAGACCTCTCGACAGCCACCCCAGGGCCCCATCAGTTAGTGCACAACCACGCAGGATGACCCCTGCAACTTTCAGGATGACTCCCGCCACTTTTGGGCCCCACGTGTTTAGTGGAGAGCCCCCCAAAACATTCCCTGCTCTTGCTGACTTTCAGGAGTTTCCTGGGATCTCATGGCTATTCCCAGCTATTGCTGGGCCACCTTCCTCAGGCCTCCAAGACCTGGGCTTGCCCACCCTCAAGACCCAAGACAGAGCCTACAGCCAGTGACAGAGACACCAGCATGACAAGGCTGGAGGAGTCTTACGTGTCTcaagcaaggtcctggagccaCACCCCACCGTGTGGGGAGCATGGCAGGAGGACATGGCAGCGGCAGCCCCCACTCCAGGGTGCAGAGGCCAGATTGCCCATCACAGGGGGAATTGACCTCAGGTGGGCTCCTTAGTTACCAGGGGAACCAGCAGAAGGGCAGGGCCCTCACTGCCCCTGTGCCAAGAACAAGCACCAGCTGGGGCTCTGGGCAAGGACCTAGGAAAGTCAGGCTCAGGATGGGTGGGTGTAGGGGAAGCAGGCACTGGctgagcaggggagggacagagggtgAGTGGACCACCCTCTCAAGGGGCCTGACCCTTCAGATGCAGATGGAGTGTGACCTACAGGGATGATCAAGATGGGGTGTGGCAGTCAAGGAAGCCTCAGAAGAGAGGAATCTAGAAGTGGGTCAAGGCACGCGATGGGCCATGGGTGCCTGGCTTGTTGATGAAGTTGCCTCCACCTGGTACTCCAGCCTGGATTCCACAGCACAAACAGTAGCCATGAGACTGGCTAACATGAAATTCTGAAGACAAGCAGTATCCCGGTAGTATCAAAAGAGGggagtcggggggcgggggggaaggtaGCCTGAAGCTTGAGCTCAGGACGACCTTGGCTTTAGACATTCCTTAGGCCTATGGACAGTCTTTCCCTTACTTACTGTCCACTTGGATACTGCATGAAaagtggtttttcttttatttaaattctttttcttttcactttttggtCACCCCGCAGCAtagagagttcccaggccaaggatcagaactgagccacagctcaggcaatgcctgatcttttaaCCACTCTGCCAGTctgggaatggaacctgcaccctggtgctgcagagacaccactgatcccgttgcaccacagcaggaaagcCTGAATTTCCTTCTCATAACTAGTTTGTTTGACCAgggaaaaggaacacaaaaaaacaaaatgttttcattggGATGTTATATGTTTTGTAGGCATCTTCgtttttcatttcacttgcaATCTTGGTCCGTTTCTATAGGTGACTTTCCCTCTTTCCTAACTGTGACCATTGATGAgtccccttcctggctcagtggttaacaaacccaactaggaaccaaaaagatgtgggttcaatccctggtctctctcagtggattaaggatacgtcgttgccaggagctgtggtgtaggttgcagacatggactggatcccatgttgctgtgctgtaggtcagtgTCTGTAGCTcttattagatccctagcctgggaacttccatatgcttcaggtgcagccctaaaaagcaaaaaagaaggggggggtgggggatacGATTTGGGGGAAAAACTTTTGAcatctgaaaaatatgaaaaagcataGAGTAAAATAACTGAACCCCTCCCCGAGAGAGAGAATATGATGTGTTTTCAATCTAGTTTCACAACATTTAGCTAATTTTAATGAACAGGTTTAGACATTTTTCTCCACTGAGCTCCCCAGCTGGACTGTGTGCTATATACTTCTCATGTACAAGTCTCCATGGCATGGACTATATATCAAAATAATGTTCATTGATTATGGGATGTTCTGTCGTACAGAGAAGACCTAATTTATTTAGCCATCCTCTCTTGTTGGTCATTTCCCATTTTTGGATGTTCAGATGCTGCCGGCATGAACAGAACGTACAAAACCCTTACCTCCTATGCCATGTGTCCTTCAACTTCCCTGCCAACCTAGGAGGAGAGTATCTACACATTCTCTTTTCACAGCTAGGAAGCTGAGGATCCGAGAGGAGTTCAATGACCTGCCAAAGGTGACTTTCTTGGTTCAGGTTCCCCGCAGATAGGATAGGAAGTAAGGACCCAAGGAAAAGGCATTTGAGGGCATCCAAAGAAAAAGCagggaaaggaggaaatgagATGAGCAGGGCAGGCCGTCAGTAAAAGTTCCTTTTCAAGCAAGTTGCCAGCGTGGATAAGCAGCGTTTTTAGCCCTGCTGGGGAAAGTCGGGGAACCAGGGTCCTCATGACTCAGCGTTGCCCCACctgagggaggggagagcagggtcTCTGTTCACCCCACTCCGGTCTTGGTTGAGGCTGACCCCAGGGGCCCCAATTCCCTGTCACTTCTAGacggatgggggagggggcaaaaCTGTCTCCTGGGGCCACAGAAATGGGGGTGTTGCCGTCAGAAGAAAGGCAGCGTGGTCTATAGTGATAAGGACGAGGGGGTAACGGTGGGTGCTGACCAGGACCACTGGGGTCGGTCACAGAGCTGGTCACTGTCAGAGCTGGCATGTGAATGCAAATGTGCCCAAAgtccatcaaaaatgggcagaaaatctaaacagacaattctccaatgCAGACACACAGATagattaaaaaacacatgaaaagatgtaggACATCCCTcgttattagagaagtgcaaatcaaaacccctatgaggtaccaccttacaccagccagaatggccccTATCAAGaggtgaacaaacaaaaaatcctgaaGAGGATGTAGAGTAAAGGGaacactttttgtgtgtgtgtgtgtgtctttttagggctgcacctgtggcatatggaggttcccaggctaggggtccaatcggcgctactgctgccagcctacaccacagccacagcaacgccggatccttaacacactgagaaaggccagggatcgagcctgtgtcctcgtagatgctagtcggatttgtttccactgagccacgacaggaactccgagaaaaggaaccctcttagCACTGTTGGTGGCCATGGAAGTTGGTAcaaccaccgtggaaaacagtacagagattcctcagaaaaactaCAAATGGaattaccctttgatccagcaaccccactcctgggcatctatccagagaaaaccatgactcaaaaagatacaagcacacCCCACATTCAACACAGCCCTCTAACAATAGCCAGGACACGGCAGCCACCTAACTggccatcgacagaggagtggatcaagaagatgtggttcacATAGGACTCAGCCGTAGAAAGGAACAGactaatggcatttgcagcaacacgcaTGGATCCAGAAAGGAccatgctaagtgaggtaagtcagacagtgagacacaaatattATACGCtttcatttatacatggaatctaaacaGAGGATATGATCAACGTGCTTGCAGAAAAGAAACGGACTCGCGGACTTCGACAAACTTCAGGTTACCCAGGGAGACTGACTGGAGAGGGAGTgtgattgggaaggaagaagctgggggtttggaatggaaatgttgTAAATTCGTGTTCTGAGGATGGATTCACAACTATAAAGGCAGTAAAAttcatggggggcggggggagaaggcACAGGAAAATACCTGATCACAATGCAATGGATGAAGAAAGTTGGTGGTAACATGAAGAATGATGCCTGGTTATAGTCTTAATCTTTAAAAACCTCCATCTCCAGCAAAAAAACCAAGGAGCAGGTGCTTGTGACCCCCCTGTCTTACCAGCATGTCCCAACTGAGACACTTAAAAGCTTTAGTCCTCCTCTCCGAAGAAGACAAATTTCACCCTACTTAAAACTGCCCAGCAATTCACGGTCCATCCGATATTTTATCCTATGGGAAATGACCCACCAGTCGATGAATTCTCGTCATGTGACTTCAAGTTaccaaaatctggagttcccgtcgcggtgcagcagaatcaaatctgactaggaaccatgaggttgcaggttcaagccctggctttgctcagtgggttaaggatccagcgttgctgtgagctgtggtgtaggtcgcagacacagcttgaatcatGCGTTGTTGAgttgtggtatagactggcagctgtagctctgattagacccctggtcagggaacctccataggccacaggtgtggccataaagggacaaaaacaaaacaaagttaccAAAATCTCGGAAGCCTACATTAGATAACTATTTCTGTAGAATTTACTTCAAaactcttcattttctctcctctactctcttttttcccagccacacctgcaacatatggaagttcccatacgaggggttgaattggagcagctgcagctgaggcctaggcccCAGCGAtggcaatgtcgggtccttaacacaccaagaaggccagggatccaactcacatccccacagagaccctgacaggtccttaacctgctgagccaccacaggaactccttcttttcctctccgAGATCAGAAGATTCAACTTTCAGAAAACCCAGAGAGCACAATTACAGCTCAGAGGGAGGAGAAACACCAGTTCCTCTGGAGAGATGGCTGAACCAGTTACAAAGGGTTCAGCCTTGATACAATAGCAGAGCCTTTGGGGGATCTCTTGGCAGCCCCCACTCATCCAGGACAGCCACCCCAGGGCCCAGTGGACAGTGCACAACAAACCAGAATAACACCTGCAACCTTCAGGTTGACTCCCACAAATTTTGGGCCCCACCTGTTTAGAGgacagcccccacctccacccccagttTCCATGCTCTGACCTGTGTTTTGAGAGTTTCCTGGGATCcctggctgccccccaccccccaccctagCCCCGCAATTGCTGGGCCGCCTTCCTCAGGCCTCCAAGACCTGGGCTTGCCCACCCTCAAGACCCAAGACAGAGCCTACAGCCAGTGACAGAGACACCAGCGTGTCAAGCCTGGGGGAGACTTACGTGTCTcaagcaaggtcctggagccaCACCCCACCGTGTGGGGAGGACGGCAGGAGGACATGGCATCAGCAGCCCCCACTCCAGGGAGCTGAAGCCAGATTGCCCATCACAGGGGGAACTGACCTCAGGTGGGCTCCTTAGTTACCAGGGGAACCAGCAGAAGGGCAGGGCCCTCACTGCCCCCGTGCCAAGAACAAGcaccagctggggcctggggcaaggaCCTAGGAAGGTCCGGCTCAGGATGGGTGGGTGTAGGGGAAGCAGGCACTGGctgagcaggggagggacaggggCCTGACCCTTCAGATGCAGATGGAGTGTGACCTACAGGGATGATCAAGATGGGGCCTGGCAGTCAAGGAAGCCTCGAAAGAGAGGAATCTGGAAGTGGGTCAAGCCACCCAGTGGGCCATGGGTGCCTGGCTTGTTGATGAAGTTGCCTCCACCTGGTactccagcttggattccacacCACCAATTGCAGCCAGAGAGTGGCGCACATTAAATTCAGAAGAAAGACAGTCTCAGGGCAGGATCTAAAGCACAGAGCCTGTTGGGGCGACAGTAGCCTGAAGCTTGGAGCCAAGTGGACTGGCTGTAGACATTCTTTAGGACTTTGCATAGCCtgaccctttctctttttttgcttttagggccacaaccccagcatatggaggttccaggctaggggtcgaattggagcgacagctgctggcctacgccacagtctaGGAAATGCacgatccgagccgtgtctgagacctacaccacagctcacagcaacgccacatccttaacccactgagtgaggccagggatggaacccgcaacatcatggttcctagtcagattcgtttccactgcgccatgacgggaactccttgcctgaCCCCATCTCCTGTCAACTTTGATATTGCATGAAAGGTGGTTTTACTTTGTAAGGGTTTTAacgctttttatctttttagtcacgccacagcatgtggacttcccaggccagggatcagatccgagccgcagctgtggcaatgcctgatgtTTTAAacaactgtgctgggccaggaatggaacctgcatcctggcactgcagagacaccaccaattgcattgtgccgcagcaggaactcctgaatttccttCTCATAATGAGTACATTAGACCAGGAAAAAGGGAACATGAAAACCACATGTTTCTAtgtgacataaacgacagcaacatctcagatccacctcctagggtaaagacaataaaaacaaacaaatgggacttaattaaactgaaaagtttctgcacggtaaaggaaaccctaaacaaaacaaaaacacaaccctcagaatgggagaaaatctttgcaaatgaagtgattgacaagggattaatttccaaaatttataaaccccttctgcagctcaatacccccccaaaaaaagaactccatcaaaaatgggcagaagatctaaacagacaattctcccaAGAcaacatacacatggccaaaaaatacatgaaaagatgttcaatatcactcattaccagagaaatgcaaatcaaaaccactctgaggtaccaccttacaccagccagaatggccatcatcaaaaagtctacaaacagtaagtactggagagggtgtggagaaaaaggaaccctatgacactgttggtgggattgtaaattggtgcaaccactgtggaaaacagtatgggaattcctcagaaaactaaaaataattaccatttgatccagcaatcccactcctgggcatctatccagagaaaaccgtggcTCGAAAAGACATATGTAATCaatccagtgttcactgcagcactatatacaacagccaagacatggaagcaacctaaatgtccattgacagaggagtggataaagatgtggtacatatacacaatggaatattactcagccattaaaagaaaataacggcatttgcagcaacatgggtggacctagaaagtatcatgctaagtgaaatcagtcagacaatgagataccaatatcaaatgctatcacttacatgtggaatctgaaaaaaggacagaatgacattctttgcagaacagatactgactcacagactttgaaaaactatggtttcCTGTTGGGAGCCGAGTTTCAAGAATGGAACCtgcctgatgacaaagtccaggggaTTCTGAAGAAAGGGCTGCAAAACAACAGGCTTGCCAGACCCCCAAAACTAGAGGACGTTATGCCTGAGGAAACATACCTTTAAGTTTctgctcttttgtttttaataaacaatCTCTGCCTTGTTTACTGTACCTAACTCCCT contains the following coding sequences:
- the LOC102157940 gene encoding uncharacterized protein LOC102157940 isoform X2, yielding MSSCHAPHTVGCGSRTLLETLLTLGKDRPRRPWNAAQKHPISLNFDLPFNCSRNCSYEGENPSIHPRFHSANNHWACKAVQALGCRIDSVSLPNLTAKPRHPCLPRPSCTTRSRCSCGLPHLFSAHLISAQPRWTVPCTWDLPGSSLAEEKQGRQGEFTPKESTLSCLPVLRRDNSGDCFYTISKKVPGGTEAPFASVIMSSLTRRFLAVPPALTFASPRVCFPGITWQTSCLLSVSCPVSVWKNPRKIRRQAGITNGRQGGRRGD
- the LOC102157940 gene encoding uncharacterized protein LOC102157940 isoform X1, translating into MLPTRWGVAPGPCLRHRSCVSSLASAEDICSSTEQQHWPGSGMRLIVLTLGKDRPRRPWNAAQKHPISLNFDLPFNCSRNCSYEGENPSIHPRFHSANNHWACKAVQALGCRIDSVSLPNLTAKPRHPCLPRPSCTTRSRCSCGLPHLFSAHLISAQPRWTVPCTWDLPGSSLAEEKQGRQGEFTPKESTLSCLPVLRRDNSGDCFYTISKKVPGGTEAPFASVIMSSLTRRFLAVPPALTFASPRVCFPGITWQTSCLLSVSCPVSVWKNPRKIRRQAGITNGRQGGRRGD
- the LOC102157940 gene encoding uncharacterized protein LOC102157940 isoform X3; amino-acid sequence: MSSCRPPHTVGCGSRTLLETLLTLGKDRPRRPWNAAQKHPISLNFDLPFNCSRNCSYEGENPSIHPRFHSANNHWACKAVQALGCRIDSVSLPNLTAKPRHPCLPRPSCTTRSRCSCGLPHLFSAHLISAQPRWTVPCTWDLPGSSLAEEKQGRQGEFTPKESTLSCLPVLRRDNSGDCFYTISKKVPGGTEAPFASVIMSSLTRRFLAVPPALTFASPRVCFPGITWQTSCLLSVSCPVSVWKNPRKIRRQAGITNGRQGGRRGD